The nucleotide window ttcccCTCTCTCCCGATTTCCTTTCCTTCCTAGCAAAAGAGTCTCCgaacagactcaactcgatccgactcagtttccctgaccgagtcgaactcggttcaggtcaggccagcaaggattcaGATCGGATCAAGTCAACCctactggactcggtcccggatcgaatcgagttcgggtcaggttcttggaaaaatcgaatcgagtcgagttggacccaatccggttcgactcgactcgataacCACCTCTATTCATGATGAGGAGAATGTTGAATCTGACGAACATTCAGAACAGGAGGTGACTATGGCTAGGAGGTAAAGCGTGTGCATTGTTTGTGAAGATGAAAAACGTCGGCGGATGTATAGCGGGAGGTGGTCCGTAAGTGATGTGGGGGCCAGTGGGAGCGCAACTGCAAGTGGGGATAGGTTTAGTGGATTATGACATATGTTTGGTAGCCTATGGgagacatcttcacatgatgcaTCCGTGGATGTGAATGTGGAGTTCACGAGACCCTCTAGTGATCCGATCTTGTTTAGGAAAGAGTCAAGTAAACATAAGAAGATCAAACAAATGTGGTGTAGAACTTTCATTGAGAAGATGAGTAGGGCAACAACTaaattatttatacatgccaataTACCCCCAAATGCAGCCAACTCTCCACACTGGCAAGTGGTAATCAACGCAGCAACAAAAGCAAGCGAAGTAATTAAGGCACCCACGAACAGGGAGATTAGGGAGAAATGGACGGATGCTGATTATGTGGATGTGAAGGCACACGTGGCTACCTTTAGACCCATatggatgatcgacaagagatggatgCAACAGCTCCACCACAATATTCATGCAGCAAGTTACTATTTAAATCCAATGTACAGAGATGCCCAATCATTTGtcgaggatgatgaagtttgtgtCAAGCTAcagaatgtgataaagagattaaagCCTAACTCAGATGTGCAAATAAGggcattgaatgaattggatacaTTTGAAAATTGGCAACTTTGGAGATGCTCTCGCACAACATGCAATAGTTAAGTTGTAATCGATTGAATGGTGGATGAATTTTGGAGAGTGCGACGGCTCTTCAAATGATTGCAATCAAAGTTTTGAGTCACACTACTTCCTCTAGCTACGAGAGGAACTAAAAGTTGTCTTacgctcattcattcaaagaacaAAAATAAATTGCAAACTAAGATGTTGGACTAACTTGTCTTTATGCACTACAATATGAGGCTAAGAATGCGGTGACATAAGAAGAGCAATATGCCAACGGTGACACCAACTAcggtccaataaacttggataccatttatgatgaggatgacccacttctgcCTTGGTTGGAGGAAAGGGCGAAACAGGTTGAAGAGGGCTAAAGAATTAGAAGTCGATGACCCAACGGCACGCGTGGCGCAACAAGAGGCGTGTGGTTGTCTTGGACCCAAATTCCATCCAAAGCCTGACCCAATAGAAGAGTACAAACACTAGCAGCAACAATACTGagaccaatgttcgaaatatcggtattgcgttacgtatcgcacccttgggatacagatatgtattggttatcgcatgggatatattggctatatcgtgtaatgtatcgttgttgttggaaacatggggaaagttTGAAAactggtcgaatttttcaacgaAATTTTAGTGActattaaaaaagacatcaatacacatttacaaatcaaaacattacaaaaaacaagtgcacataatgggttttctttgtatggggtcccaATCTATGCggtgtctaactgaattgatgcaagtatattcaaagtctgttcatataatttataaatgtaagaagacatgtagaaacacaagcaatacatttaaaagcaatagaagaatcactagattaggttacatacatgtttgattttgatttttttccaattttccgcaactcggtccttttcctccaaatcttgaaataaaagttcccaatccatgatttttcatgccatgcaaaacatgaaaaataatggatttaaaaaggatcgaaaataaaaataaaaaataaaaaatgttcaccggatcgaacatgtggggatatatcccactaattgtgtgttttgtattgcacaggtgggatacaaaatatatcgtaggatatatcggccgatatcgtcgatatttaaaacactgaccaAGACGAATGATCATGACAATTGTGATGATGATGCACCCGATACTGGTTCTACTTTTGTTGTTGCACAACACACCATACAGTCGTCTATAAATCGCAAGGCCAATGAAAATTGATGAGGTATACGAGGTTGGACTTGTGAGTCTACTGAGTCACGATGCAACCAGCCAGGGGGGAGGGGCATCATGGGGAGGTTGGCACCAGCTGCACTCAAGGAGCACAGGACATCATCAGACTTGCGGTCATGGACATTATGAATATTCTTACAAATATGACCAATGGCAATATACGGAGCCTGTTGCGCCCCATTCATGCTGGAGTAGTCATCCTGATCCACATGTTTCATATGGATACAGATATCTAGATCCAAATTCAAATTATCCATAAGTCTCACACTCAGCAGTACGAGTACAAGCAACAACAAAGCTATACGTCTAGCACTGTTGGATATCCTTACTCAGGATCGAGGTCGTTGCCTAATAGGGATCAatcatcctctagtttcgttgacCTGATTTTTCCCTCCAACACTATATATTATAGATATGCAACACCTGTTCCACAGCTACAACCGGATAATGACAAGGACGTGAAGGTCAAGCAACCACAACAAAGCAGATTTTTGTTTTGGTAAGGGTGACTTAGTCATGAGTTTTTACTAAGGAaagtattttttaatattattaacaTTTAAAGTAAGTATTTCTACACCCACACATTCACCAAGCAAGCATACACTTGACACTACCGAACTTGTGCTTAAAATAACTTTCCTGACAAACAATTAAGTTACCCATGATTAAGTTGTAGGGGGGTTAACCAAACAATACTATTTTTTTCCTTGGAGATGACAAGACATGAATCACAGGATAGGACACAAAAGTCTAATATGTTGAAAACTTTAAATGGAATGTATATTATAATGTATGCGAGTCCCAAGGTATGTAGTGTACATTAAAATATGGTAAATAATAGCAAGCACCTgcaaatgtaagatattttggtatttcattcattttaatatatttatCTTTGGTATTAGATGCAAAATTAAATGTAAAAGTTTTGTAGTCAATTCCAGGTTGTcaagttcataaattcatcagacaatctgatacaacattctcaccaaagagtacaTTGTTCCACTACCATAAgcatattaaatattataaatgaatgcatgtttggaatatttacatttttctggattttttcgagcaaaaaaaaaaaaaagaccgatACAAGGGTTGTATCGATTGTTATGCCCCCCGTATCGACCATTACACCAATACAACGTATCAGTAACGGTGGGCATCACCACCGCTACAGAACACCTTAGTGTATCAAaccaatattttgaacattggTCACCATGTGGCGCACATGCCCATGAGTCACATGTGTACAGTGTACATCATCTGCTCTTTCTAAAAGGTAGGTCCAATGATGAAACTGTAGATGCAAAAACCAGGTCATCTCgtcatcaggtgaaccacatgTGGCATTCTTTTCGTATGGTGTGGACAACAAGATGGTGGAATGGCCTTATTTTCTCACCAGATGGATGACTCAAGTACAAGACAAGTTGACGCATATGACGTAGTTGGGTGGTAACTTAACATCATCCATTGAGGCATATGTAGCCATTCCTCACtttcaaaaattgaaatttcccCAGAATGGGAACCTTGCAGTAAATAAAGACACATTTCTATGGAGAAAGGTATACAGGCATAAACGCAAACCTGTGCAATAGCAGAAAGTACAAGAATTGGAAGAGTGGCCAAAGCCACAAGTGCCAATCGCCATTCCAGCAGCACCCCAATAAGAAGAGCCACAATAACAGCTGCGGTGTCCTGGATAAATATAGATAGTCGGTTGCTGAAAGCAGCACGAACAAACGTAGCATCATTTGCCAAGCGCATTGATAAGGTGTCTGCACTGTTCTCTTCTTCATCAAACCATCCAACTTCATTCCGCAACATTGCTGAAATGAGATACAAGTCTGTTAGTTACAAATAAGACAATTTGCCAGATATGATATGATTCCATATAAACAATATTGGCATAAGCCAGAGAAGAAATATATCCAATACAGATAATGCCATTTACCTGAGAACATCATTCTCCTAACTCGCTCAGTCATTTTCTCCCCCATTATACCAAAATAGAAGTGCTGCAAGAAATTGGCAACCACTGTCACTATACCCATGCACGCAATGATCAAGCACCACTTATCCACCTCATCGCGTAGGCGATCACCAGTGTGTCTATAATATGCTTCCACTATCAGCGCAAGGATGTAAGCTAGAACGGGGTTAAAAGAACCAAATATAGCAGCACCAGTGCTCCCCAGAAGAGCATAAAGCCACTCTGCAAGACTGAGCTCCACAAGCCTCCAAAAGGAAGGAGGTTTCTGATGTTGCAAATCCTTTGAGTCCCTTTGTGTACTTGGCAATTCATCTGATTGACTGAGGGGTCGACTAAAAGTCTTGGAGTGAGAAcgctcatttttaggatcagaTGTCAAGAGTGGTGAAATTGGTGACTCAGGATCTGAAGCGCTGGACGTTTGACGATGTACAGGATGAACATCAATTTTGGGTAATTCAGgtaatcttgattcaaaactatcCTGCCTTTTTATGGATGGTGGTGCTTTTTCTGGCACATCCAAGGACATCCCATTTTCAAACATTTGCTCAGGAGGTGGGCTATGAGTCTTCGGTGATTCTTGTGAGTTAACATTCACATCCTGGTGCCGTAATCCATGGCCCCCAGGCACTCTCTGTAGAGATGGTGATTTGGCCAGCTTAGGAGATGATGACTCTTGGAAGCTTTGGCTTGCTGAAgaatctttttcaatttggaaagTTGCAGCTTCCCTATAGTTCTTCATTGGCATCCTAGAACAGCATGCACAAACATCAAAAAGAAAACAGCAAGTTTGTCGTAGTTCTACACTCCTAAAGCTTACAGAAAAGCATATGATCCAGAGAATGCCATGAGGCCAGAACATTAAATTATGCGAGAATTAGGCCAGTAGCAATAATACTAAAATTGACACTGCAAACAATGAGATCCAATGATGAGGTCTGACACAAACATTACTCAATTCTTAAATCTGGATTTTCCGAAAGAATTTTAGTAGCATAACAGCACTCCAGCACAAAATCAATTCTTAAATCTGGATGGGCCAGTAAGAGAGCCATATGCTGTTTATAACTCTAAAGAAGATAACAGAACAAAATCCTTCAAAAGAATCCACCACCCCGGAAAATGAATTGTCATCACAATCAGAAGtccaaatttctctaatgaatggATCTCAGTAACGAGTCCCAAGTTTTAGGAACTGTATTCGTTGCAAACAAGGACAAAACTCAGTTTGTGTACATACTGTACAAGTCACCACAGAAACCAGTATTATCTCCCATATTGACGGATACAAGGAGATATGCCCTGTTTTCCAAATAAAAgctgaaaaaaatttaaaacataaGCAGATCAAGGGTATGGTTATAGTGTAATGACCCTAGTGAATTTTAGGGctataaaaaattttaagaaatccaatccgtccatttaATCATCCACCCATTCATTGATATACCCATGCAATTATaggatccaaccattagatatttgATCCGTTAATCATACACCCATTAATCATGACATTCAACCGTTAGATTATCTGTATATCCATACATCTAGGCACCCGACCATCCACCCATCCGTTAATCTATATGAACATGCATTTCTACATCAATCCAACTATCCATTTTATCATCCGGCCATTAATTGATATATCCATGCAATTATAGaataatccaaccattagatacttGATCTGTTAATCATCCACCCATTAATCATGACATCCAACCGTTAGATTATCTGTATATCCATACATCcaggcatcccaaccatccacccATCTGTTAATCTATATGAACATGCATTTCTACatcaatccaaccgtccattttatcAATTAATATATGTGAACATGCATTTCTACACCAATCCAGCTGTCCATTTTATCATTTGACTGTCCATTCACTTAATTATGGAAATTGTTTGTCCATCCACAGAGATTGGATGGCGGGAGGAAAAAGGAGACATCTTAATATCGAATGGCAGCACAGGGGGAGAGggatgcaagacaactaaccacttgctttaaaagctcgaactgatagagtgtgGCAAATCAATCCTTTtacctcatagcccaggccccacatcccataagTTGGGTCCTTGGCCGAaaaccccttcgtgggccccacattacatgggttccgcctcacaagggccacccaccccgagtgtgcccttacatcccataggccacaccactcgagcctagtgtgaaaatctccctgcattaatcacccccagtgaggagtctcgaatacgagacatcttgctctaataccactttgatgcaggacaactaaccatgtgctctaaaagctcgaactaatagagcatggcaaatcaatccctttatctcagcctaggccccacatcccatgggttaggtcatcagctgaacctccctcgtgggccccacatcacgtgggttccgcctcacatgagctACCTACCTCACACAAATAGGGCCCGCCTTACACAAGCCACCCATCTCACATGAGCCGCCCACCCTAAGATAGCCCCTACATCttacaggccaccccactcgagcccggtgtgagaACGCCCCTACATTAGGGAGGGGGTAGTAGTAATGTGTGGATGACAAATGTACCTTCAGATCCAACGACGCATAAAGAGATGGGAAAGTAGAAGACTAACGGAAATATTTAGCATAGGAGATGTGACGAAGAGAGGGAAAGTTCATctctaattattatttttttatgagtaCATACCAGTGAATGCATCAGCGTGCCTGCACTTTAAAAACATGATCGTTGAAGTGCAATGAAATGTGAGAATGTGGTGTCACTCACGCCATGTGAGCTTATGGGGAAGTAGGGGAAGTATTTAGATGATGAGGTCATTGAGGTACAGCGTTATGTTGATGAGCTAAGGCTGTTATGGGAGACGCACAGCATTACTTTGATGTTTGAAGGATAAACGGGACCAACGAGGATGTTCGTCATAAATTTCATGGTCTACTATAGGACCATATTCTTGAAGTCCATATATGCTTGCTAGTAATGAAATTAAAAAGATGCATGATGTCATGAAAGAAGTTGGGAGGAAGAACAACGTATAGTTCGCCACAAACAATGAGAGCACATTTATAAAGGCGGGGAATGATTTAATGAAGTAGAACTTGTGCCGGACCCCATGTGCAACCCATTGTATACATCTCATGCTTGAGACAATAGGGGATACACCTTCAGTGAAGAGTGTGATTATTAATACCAGGGTAATCGCAAATTTCATCTATAACCACACCTAGCTATTAGCCAAGATATGCAGGAGATGTGGTGGGGATGTAGTGTGGCCTGGGGCAACACAATTCGCCACAAATTTCAACATGTTGGACAGCCTCCTAAAACAAAGGCAAAGGCTAAGAGAGCACTTCAGCTTTGAGTATTCTGATTGGAATCGGAGTGGCAAGAGAATGGCATGGAGGATCGAAGAGCTTGTTTTAAGCAGCTCCTTCTGAGATTGCATGAGAAGTATAGTGGGTATTTTGGAGCCCATATATACAGTGCTAAGGACAATGGATAACTAGACATATCCATCGATGGGTTCCTTGTACAAATCCATGCGGTTAATGAAAGAAGCCGTCAAGGTTAAAATCCTCAATTCatataaatgaatgcatgaaaTAATTGATGACCACCGAAAAAGAACTCTTCCGCACCCATTTCATAAGGCTTGTAAGTAATTATACAAgttatatttaatttttcatatgTTTCAATAATTTATTGGTTCTTTGCATAGCATGCATAGTTCTTTTCTTGTACTAATATGTAAGTATGTGCACCATGTTGAATTTCACACTCCCTAGATCCCAAGTATCACTACAATCGTAGACTCCCCGAGGATAATAGCTTGAAGAACGCGTTGCACAATGTATATAAGATGATATTCCCCAATTCTTCAGGGAAATCCAGTTCCGGCAACGAGGTAAATATGTTATGCACTTAGCTATTCTCTAATTTCCTCCAAGGCTTTATGCTCACAATTAATGTTAAATGCCATTAACAGATTGTCACTTTCTGTAATGCAGAGGGTATGTTTGGGCGTGTGAGGCAGCGAGATCATCGAGGAAGATGATGAAATCATGTGAGTTGTTGCATCATTTAAAGTTAAAACTAAGGGGGCAGTGATCAATTTCGTGGGCAAATGGTGAGTCATGTACAAGAGCAGCTACGAGACATTGCAACGATTGGTTATCAATGTGCTTGCACAGACAATGTCCTCATCACCATGTAAAAGAAACTGGAGCACCTTCTCTATCATTCACACCAACAAGCGAAATAGATTAGTTATGAGATGTTTTAGAAGTTAGTTTATTGCCATTACAACATTAAGCTACGAGAGAGGTTGCTAAGTGCATAAGCtaggggaaaaaaagaagagtagAAGACCCGTTGGACTTAATGATGATTAGTCATCAATCATCATGCATACCATGACGATGATACAGATGACCCACTTTATGAGTAGGTTAAGTAAGATGACCTGGATTGAGCAGATGGCCGCCCAGATCCACATGTATCAGAGAAGGCAACGTCGCAAGGCACTGATGTTGACGCTCATGTAGAGAAGGCTAGTTTCCCCCCGAAAGCTTTCGACCTGTTGATAAGGAATGTGGAAGACAACCGGCAACAGTCATTTTCTCATGGGACACGTGGCGGCCACACCATCCAATACCGAGAGTGATGTGAGGAGCGGAGGTGATGGGcccgatgatgatgatgacgatggagATGGTGTTGGTGGAGACGAGGATGGCAACAGTACTATGTAGGCGACAAGAGTGAGACTCAACCTCTAAGTCAGAGCTCGACCCGAGCTCAGAGTCAAACTCAGAGGCCTTTAAACATGTTCACTGGGGAGAGGGATTTTGATCAACCCAGGATGAAGACAGTGGTTCTCATCCACAAGAACCACAACCCCATAACATCCAAAATAAGGCTTACACTCGTCCTATTcttaagaagaagaataagaaccCACGGCTAACTAATGTAGATGAGCTCTTATCATGGAGCATGAGGTCAATAGACATTGGTGATAAGCAAGCTAGCTCTAGTCCTGTGCCCCGGTCACAGTATGGGTATGGATCATATGGCAACTATGGACCTGGTGGATATGTGGCGAGCAACTCCAACAATTACAGCACAGTTTTTCAACCACGGGCAGGAGTACGCTTCCGCACGCAGGCAGGGATATCCACAGTATGACTATGGGCAGATGCATTCAGGAGTTTCATATGTACCCACACCATATCCAACTATAGATTCATATCATCCACAAACGATGATGATTACACAATACCCACGGATGGACATATAGATCCAGTTCTAAGAGGATGAGTACCAGTGTTATGTCAAAGAGTATCTTCACTGGTATCATTCTATAATGAACTGACCACAGTATTGTCATTTTGTGTAGTATTGTGCCCAGCCCCATCAAGACAAAGATGGTGATTTTCAGCCACTATGCAACTATATGTGAGTCTAAGCCACAACCACACACATCATTCAcaagtatatttctagttttctacttcttgtgcttttgaatgtattacttggGTTTCCATACatgttttcttacatttataaattatatgaattcaCTTTGAATATAATTACATCACTTCAGTCAAACAGTGCATAAATTAGGacactatacaaaggaaaccaattatatgcacttattttttgtaatcttttgacttctaagtgtgtattgatgtcatttttaatatTCCctaaagttccattgaaaaattcaaccagtttcccaatgtttccccatgtttcccaaaagcaataatacattacgcgatacgtCCGAAATTTCCCAAGCGATAACCAATATGTTTTCATATCCCTAGGGTGAGAAACATCCGTCGATGACAATACAAAAAACATTGCTCACAGTCACAGTTAGTAGGATCTTAACGAATGCTCAAAACAATAGCAATAAGCTTCTAGATAACGGCTACAATGCTTCAATAAATGCAGAAAACCAATAGGTTTGGGACCAAATATAACAAGCTTCATATGAGTATGCAACTTACCTTTTAGGAAGCTTTGCTGCTTCTTCGCATCTCAGGAGTTCTGCATAGAGGCCATCCAGTGTAAGCAATTCATCATGTGTACCCATTTCAACAAGCTGACCCTCCTCCATCACGGCTATATAATCAGCATTTCTTATAAGGCTAAGACGCCGAGCTATTATTATAGTTGAGCGTCCCAGCATAAGGATATCCAGAGCCGCCTGAACAGCCCTTTCTGCTTCGAAGTCAAGGCCACCAGTAACCTCATCAAGCAGAAGTATAGATGGATCTGAAAGCACTGCCCTAGCAATTGAGAGTTTTATTTTTAGCTCTTCAGTTAATGCCAAGCCAGCCATACCCACCTGAAAAGGATAACCATAACATCAAACAAAATAGTGGAagatgaaagggaaaaagaaattgaCCATCCATCGAGATGAGCTCAAATTGATATCCCAATTTGTACCTGTGTCTCATATCCTTTGTCAAGTGAGCTGATAAATGTATGTGCATGAGCTTTTTTGGCTGCCTCTTCAATCTGATCCAATGTAGCAGTTGACCTTCCATAAGCAATGTTGTCCCTAATGCTCAAACTTAGCAAGGCAGGTTCCTGGGTGACCAGTCCTATTTGGCTTCTTAACCATTCTAGTTTCAGGCTTTTAATATTTTGCCCATCCAAAAGAACCTCTCCTGTACAACAAGATAAAATATCCAATGAATTGTGCAGATAAAAAGGATCACAATATACTCAGTCATACTTTAGAAacgaaaagaataaaaaaacaagaagaagaagaagaagatagaaatggaTGTTCATGATGTAGTTAAGACTACCTAATGTAGGATCATAGAAACGTTCCATGAGAGGAATTATACTACTTTTTCCTGAGCCATTCCTGCCAACAAGTGCCACAGTTTTTCTAGCAGGCACAGTTAGGTAAAACCCACTTAAGATGGGGATTTCAGGACGAGACAGGTAACTGAAATACACATTGCGGAACTCAATGTTTCCTTGCACCGAATCCAAGGTACTTCCATCCTGATTAACAGTTGAGGTCGAGCGGCTTATCATCTCATACAGTCTGTAGGCAGCAATTCTCCCTTGCtcgaatgaataaaaatttgttGCTGCTTGATTCAGTCcactataaaaagaaaataagacaAACACGTTAAGAGAAATGGGAGATAATGTGATAGAACATTGTAGGATGCGCATAAAAAGAAGAGATGCTCACAGGCCACTCAAAATAACAGCAAAGACAGCTGTTAAAATTTCACCACCACTGGCTTTTCCATGAGAAACCAGGAACCTCCCAACCCAAAGTTGCAAAGCACAAGAACATATCGCAAGTCCATATGTAAATCCGAGTCCAAGTCCTTGCACAAGACTTATCAATATACCGTATCTCAGAGTTGCTTGAAGTGAAGTTGCATAAGAATATTTCGCCAACGTCTCATTTGTGAATGCATATAAAGTCCTAATGTAAGAGATTGCCTATATGAGCAAAAAAAATTAGGTTCAGCTTCCAAGCCACTGATATGACACACTTCACAAGCATCACAACGCAACCAAGTCATGGTTTTTTTATGGCCAGACAGTTCTAGTTCTATTCGTTAAAAGGAAAGTCGAGTGTTGGCTGCCTTTCAACCACTTCAAAATGCGACTAACTCTCAGAAGCTTCTAAGCCAGCATCAAAGATGGACAAGACAATGCTAACAAGATATTTTGAAACTTGAGTTGCTTTCGTCTTTTATAAGAGCACTATCAGCATGTCCAGTTTGAACTGTCACAAAATGGCAATATAAAGATATGGAATAAAGCAGCCAACTGCAACCAAAATTTCAGTTGCCTCTTTGTAGATTAAACTAGAGCTAGCATAGGGCTAATGAACAACCCTTGGACAATGATGCAAATAAcacaaaggaaaaagaaagggtattaagaaaataaaaacagaACTTTCTTTCGACTGCAATTTGTTAAACAAACTACTTCTTGAAAAGGTTAGAAATACTGAATTAAGTCAATAATGAAGAAGGAAATACGgaatcccaaaaaatgaattaaagcAGATAATGCACGCCTTGCACATATGGTTTATGTCAAACAGACGAGTTTCAATTGGCAAAACCATTGCAAcaaaaacatccaccattgagtaTCAGGTCCCAATGCTTTGGTTTTCTGCAACGGTTTCTTCTGCTACTTGAGAAGACGGCTTCAAACCACATGATGAAAGAGTACCAAGTTACTTTGGAGAAAAAGAGATCAAGTGATTTATAACCACACAAACATTATGATAGCAGAGCATGTTCTATTTGCATATATCATATGAAATAGACATCTCAATCCAAGCAAACTTGAGAATTGTGTCAAAGAGTTGCTAACTTCACAATTTTAATTTGGAGCATCAGAAATTAGAAGAATTAAGAAGGTTCTTGTATTTTAACTAGCTGTTATTCAAAGTTCGTTCCCTACCATttcagaaacagtggtgactcatccaccatacacttggctccctccctccctcaaggGATGAAGGACAACGAGCGCCAAcccaaatagatttttaaatgGAAAGCAGTGTATTTTCAAGCCATCAGCTTCTTTTAGATTTGAAATGCTCCAAATTATATTATACAAATGGGAAAATGTAACCTGCTCAGCAATGCTCGCAGCTTCAGCATATGCATCTTGAATATTTTCAGCAAGCCTATGCAGAAATATGTTTGATATTCCTCCTGCAGCAACAATGAAAGGGCCTGTGCCTAATGTCAGAAGTGCAATCTGCCAAGAGTTGATCAGTCCAATGACAAGACCACCAAAAAATGTTGCCATATTATGAATATAATTTCCAACCTGTTGCATAAAAACCCGATTGTCAGAGGAAACTCCAATTAAATACAGCATTCATG belongs to Magnolia sinica isolate HGM2019 chromosome 8, MsV1, whole genome shotgun sequence and includes:
- the LOC131253009 gene encoding ABC transporter B family member 6-like isoform X2, producing MAISYIRTLYAFTNETLAKYSYATSLQATLRYGILISLVQGLGLGFTYGLAICSCALQLWVGRFLVSHGKASGGEILTAVFAVILSGLGLNQAATNFYSFEQGRIAAYRLYEMISRSTSTVNQDGSTLDSVQGNIEFRNVYFSYLSRPEIPILSGFYLTVPARKTVALVGRNGSGKSSIIPLMERFYDPTLGEVLLDGQNIKSLKLEWLRSQIGLVTQEPALLSLSIRDNIAYGRSTATLDQIEEAAKKAHAHTFISSLDKGYETQVGMAGLALTEELKIKLSIARAVLSDPSILLLDEVTGGLDFEAERAVQAALDILMLGRSTIIIARRLSLIRNADYIAVMEEGQLVEMGTHDELLTLDGLYAELLRCEEAAKLPKRMPMKNYREAATFQIEKDSSASQSFQESSSPKLAKSPSLQRVPGGHGLRHQDVNVNSQESPKTHSPPPEQMFENGMSLDVPEKAPPSIKRQDSFESRLPELPKIDVHPVHRQTSSASDPESPISPLLTSDPKNERSHSKTFSRPLSQSDELPSTQRDSKDLQHQKPPSFWRLVELSLAEWLYALLGSTGAAIFGSFNPVLAYILALIVEAYYRHTGDRLRDEVDKWCLIIACMGIVTVVANFLQHFYFGIMGEKMTERVRRMMFSAMLRNEVGWFDEEENSADTLSMRLANDATFVRAAFSNRLSIFIQDTAAVIVALLIGVLLEWRLALVALATLPILVLSAIAQKMWLAGFSRGIQDMHRKASLVLEDAVRNIYTVVAFCAGNKVMELYRFQLDRIFKQSFLHGTAIGFAFGLSQFLLFACNALLLWYTAIAVRDHYLTLPMALKEYVVFSFATFALVEPFGLAPYILKRRKSLTSVFEIIDRVPKIDPDDTEGLKPPNVYGSLELKNVDFCYPTRPEVMVLSNFSLKANGGQTVAVVGVSGSGKSTIISLIERFYDPVAGQVLLDGRDLKLFNLRWLRNHLGLVQQEPIMFSTTVRENIIYARHNATEAEMKEAARIANAHHFISSLPHGYDTHVGMRGVDLTPGQKQRIVIARVVLKNAPILLLDEASSSIESESSRVVQEALDTLIMGNKTTILIAHRAAMMRHVDNIVVLNGGRIVEQGSHDSLVAMNGLYVRLMQPHFGKGLRQHRLV
- the LOC131253009 gene encoding ABC transporter B family member 6-like isoform X1 codes for the protein MMVSRGLFGWSPPHIQPLTPVSEVSEPPESPSPYLDSNAEPVSLEDDGGGGIEEVEEIEPPPAAVPFSRLFACADGFDWFLMVVGSVAAAAHGTALVVYLHFFGKVLELLSRKGSGEVWEDDIFREFTKHALYIVYIASGVFAAGWIEVSCWILTGERQTAVIRSKYVQVLLNQDMSFFDTYGNNGDIVSQVLSDVLLIQSALSEKVGNYIHNMATFFGGLVIGLINSWQIALLTLGTGPFIVAAGGISNIFLHRLAENIQDAYAEAASIAEQAISYIRTLYAFTNETLAKYSYATSLQATLRYGILISLVQGLGLGFTYGLAICSCALQLWVGRFLVSHGKASGGEILTAVFAVILSGLGLNQAATNFYSFEQGRIAAYRLYEMISRSTSTVNQDGSTLDSVQGNIEFRNVYFSYLSRPEIPILSGFYLTVPARKTVALVGRNGSGKSSIIPLMERFYDPTLGEVLLDGQNIKSLKLEWLRSQIGLVTQEPALLSLSIRDNIAYGRSTATLDQIEEAAKKAHAHTFISSLDKGYETQVGMAGLALTEELKIKLSIARAVLSDPSILLLDEVTGGLDFEAERAVQAALDILMLGRSTIIIARRLSLIRNADYIAVMEEGQLVEMGTHDELLTLDGLYAELLRCEEAAKLPKRMPMKNYREAATFQIEKDSSASQSFQESSSPKLAKSPSLQRVPGGHGLRHQDVNVNSQESPKTHSPPPEQMFENGMSLDVPEKAPPSIKRQDSFESRLPELPKIDVHPVHRQTSSASDPESPISPLLTSDPKNERSHSKTFSRPLSQSDELPSTQRDSKDLQHQKPPSFWRLVELSLAEWLYALLGSTGAAIFGSFNPVLAYILALIVEAYYRHTGDRLRDEVDKWCLIIACMGIVTVVANFLQHFYFGIMGEKMTERVRRMMFSAMLRNEVGWFDEEENSADTLSMRLANDATFVRAAFSNRLSIFIQDTAAVIVALLIGVLLEWRLALVALATLPILVLSAIAQKMWLAGFSRGIQDMHRKASLVLEDAVRNIYTVVAFCAGNKVMELYRFQLDRIFKQSFLHGTAIGFAFGLSQFLLFACNALLLWYTAIAVRDHYLTLPMALKEYVVFSFATFALVEPFGLAPYILKRRKSLTSVFEIIDRVPKIDPDDTEGLKPPNVYGSLELKNVDFCYPTRPEVMVLSNFSLKANGGQTVAVVGVSGSGKSTIISLIERFYDPVAGQVLLDGRDLKLFNLRWLRNHLGLVQQEPIMFSTTVRENIIYARHNATEAEMKEAARIANAHHFISSLPHGYDTHVGMRGVDLTPGQKQRIVIARVVLKNAPILLLDEASSSIESESSRVVQEALDTLIMGNKTTILIAHRAAMMRHVDNIVVLNGGRIVEQGSHDSLVAMNGLYVRLMQPHFGKGLRQHRLV